The following nucleotide sequence is from Terriglobia bacterium.
TCGCGAGAAGTTCGTGGTGGTGTCGGGGATCGGCTGCGCCAGCCGCTTCCCTTATTACATGAACACTTACGGGTTCCACGCGATCCACGGCCGCGCCCCGGCGATCGCCACCGGGATCAAGGTCACGAACCCGGAGCTGTCGGTGTGGATCGCGACCGGCGACGGCGACGCGCTGTCCATCGGCGGGAACCACCTGATCCACACGCTGAGGAGGAACCTCGACCTCAAGATCCTGATGTTCAACAACCGGATCTACGGGCTCACCAAGGGACAGCTCTCGCCGACCTCCGAGACCGGGAAGAAGACGAAGTCGACCCCCTACGGCTCCGTCGACCGCCCGTTCAATCCCGTCGCGCTGGCCCTGGGCGCCGACGCCACCTTCGTCGCCCGGAGCGTCGACGTCAACGCGCCGCACCTCAAGGAGGTGCTCCGCTCCGCGGCGACCCACCGAGGCGCCGCGTTCGTCGAGATCCTCCAGAACTGCAACATCTTCAACGACGGCGCGTGGAACGATTTCCGCGAGAAGGAGCTGCGCGACGACCACGTGGTCCAGCTCCGGCAGGGCGAGCCGCTCGTTTTCGGTAAGAGCCGCGACCGGGGGATCAGGCTCGCGGGCTGCCACAAGCCCGAGGTCGTGACGCTGGGGAGCGGCGTGACCGAGAAGGACCTGCTCGTGCACGACGAGCACGCCCCGCTCGGCTACGCGTTCATGCTCGCGCACATGCAGCCGCCGGAGTTCCCGCTTCCGATCGGCGTGTTCCGCCGCACCGAGGCCCCTACGCTCGAGGACTCGATCCACGAGCAGATCGACGCGATCACCGTCAAGAAGGGCCCGGGTGACCTCGGGAAGCTCCTGAGGTCGGGCGACGTGTGGGAGGTCGTCTAGGCCGCTCTGGAGCGGCGCGAAATCGGTGGTATCGTTCGGCCTCCCGCGAAGGGAGGTCGTCCCCATGCCCACCCTGGCACGCGCCGCAACCTCACTCCTCTCCCTCCTCCTGTTGGCCGTCCCTTCCTCGGCTCTCGCCGCACCGAGTCGCCCGCCGAGCGATCCGCTCGTCGAGGCGCTCTCGACCGCCGGCCTCTCAGAGGACCGGCTCGGATTCGCGCCGGAGGGAGACTGGCTCCGCTATCCGGACCCGCGGCAGATCCCGTACGTCAACCGGATGTTCTCCGACCTGTTCGCGCACCCCGACAGGATCGACGACGCCCTCCGGCTGATGGCCCAGGCTTCTCGGGACTTCCTGTCCCCCGCCTACCGTGCCGTAAGCGACGACGGGCTGTTCCGCGCCGCGTATTTCACGGGCTGGGACCTCCGGCTCTCGGGCCACCGGGACTACACCGCGGCGCTCGACGAGAAGGCCCCCACCGGTCCCGGCGCCGAGGACCCCCTCGTCTTCGCGGTGGAGCGGCTCTACCGCGACCTCGATCTCCCCTTCGACCTCGTCCGCCTCGACAAGCCCGCGGACTTCCCGCGCCGGCGCGAGGACGCGCGGGCGGCGGCGGCGAAGCTCGATCCCGAGCTTCGGGCGATCGTCGCGCAGGCGGTGCTCGACCTCGCCGACGCGCTGCGCTGGCATCGGATCGCGTTCACGCGCGTGGACGGGAAGGACATGATCGCGGTGTCGAAGCTCCGCGACCTCGGCGCGACTCAGTTCGACGGGATGGAGTACCACCCGGAATGCGATCGGGTCGCGCGTGACCTGGACGAGCGGGCGCTCAACACGTCGTCCCGCAAGGTCGTCGCCGCGGGGGAGCGGCTGGTGAAGTCCCTCCAGAAGTGGGTGGCCGGGACGAAGGCGGACCTGGCGGCGCAGCGCCTCGACCTCCTCACTCCCGCGGGACGGATCGTGGTGGCGGGTTCCGGCAACAACACGCACGAGGCGTCCGACACCTTGCTCCTCGTGGATCTCGGCGGCGACGATCTGTACCGGGAAGGGATCGGCGGGAGCACGCTCACGCAGCCGGTGACGCTGGTCGTGGACCTCGCGGGGAACGACCGGTACGTCGCGGAAGACGAGCGCGTGAACGCCCAGGGGAGCGGGATACTCGGCACCGGCGTCCTGATCGACGCCGCCGGTGACGACGAGTACCGGGCCTACGGCTCGTCGCAGGGGTACGGCCTCTTCGGCACCGGGCTCCTCGCCGACCTCGCGGGGAACGACCGATACGAGCTGACCGTGGAGGGCCAGGGAGCGGCGGAGTTCGGCGTAGGGCTGCTCTTCGATCTCGCGGGGAGCGACGCGTACCGGATCGTGAGCGGCGGCCAGGGGTTCGGCGGGGTGGGGAACGGCATCGGGACGCTCGTGGACCTCGAGGGAAACGACTCCTACTTCGCGGAGCCCGACTCGGCAAAGGCGTACCGCCCCGACGACCACTCGCAGCTCAGGGTGAATTACTCCTACGCGCAGGGGGCGGCGGCAGGACGCCGCGGCGATCTCGAGGACGGCCACTCGTGGGCGGGCGGCGTCGGCACCCTGATCGATCTCAATGGGAACGACACCTACCGGTCCGGCAACTGGTCCATCGGCTCGGGGTACTGGTACGGGATCGGCTGGCTCTACGACGCGTCGGGGGACGACCTCTACAGCGCGTCGGTCTTCTCCCTCGCCTCCGGCGCACACTTCTGCATCGGGGCGCTGATCGACGAGCTGGGGAACGACCGTTACGAGGGGTACGGCGACTCGCACACCGGGATGGCGTTCGGGCACGACTTCACGATCGCGCTGCTCTACGATGGAGGGGGCAACGACACCTACCGCTACGGCGCCGACGGGTTCGGGTACGCGATCAACATGAGCCTCGCGCTGTTCGTGGACGCGGGGGGCGACGACACGTACGTACTCGATCGCGGAAAAGAAGGGTTCGGGATCACGAACTTCAACGTGACGGACCTCGCGCCCAACGTGACCCGGAACTACCTCGCCTGGCCGGTCGAGGTCGGGCTGTTCCTCGACGCCGGCGGGAAGGACCGCTACCTGGAGCGCGATCCCGCGACCGGACAGGAAACCCCGTCGGTCGCGCGCAAGGACGGAGCGCGGATCCTGAGGCCCGCCTCGCCTCTTCGCGACGCGGACGGCCGCTATGCCGGGATCTTCTTCGACCGAGCCGGCGCGTCCCCGGGGCCGATCGACTGGTTCAGGAACCGCTGGTCCGCGATGCCGCCGCCCGCCCCGTAATCGGCGAAGTCAATGAACCGCAGCCGGTCTTGCGTTCTCGAACTCGTCGCCGGACCGCCACGCGGGACGTCGGTCGGCCTGGGCCACCGCGTAGCCGACCAGGAACCCCAGCCGCGCGTCCTCCACCATACCGTCCCAGTTCCAGGTCGAGTCGATCTGGTCGCTGGGCTGGTGGTAGTGAGCGTCGCGCCAGGCGTCCTCGATCTCTCTCCCCCACGCCGGCGGCCGCCCTATGAAGTCGACGCCCGCGGAGAAGTAGAGCGACGGGACGCCCACCTTGGCGAACGAGAACTGGTCCGACCGGTAGAACGCGCCGCGATCCGGGAACGCCTCGTCCGTGACCACCCGGTCCTGGAGCTTGGCGACCGCG
It contains:
- a CDS encoding 2-oxoacid:ferredoxin oxidoreductase subunit beta — protein: MGAPTGLTKKDFSSDQEVRWCPGCGDYAVLASVQQVFPELGIPREKFVVVSGIGCASRFPYYMNTYGFHAIHGRAPAIATGIKVTNPELSVWIATGDGDALSIGGNHLIHTLRRNLDLKILMFNNRIYGLTKGQLSPTSETGKKTKSTPYGSVDRPFNPVALALGADATFVARSVDVNAPHLKEVLRSAATHRGAAFVEILQNCNIFNDGAWNDFREKELRDDHVVQLRQGEPLVFGKSRDRGIRLAGCHKPEVVTLGSGVTEKDLLVHDEHAPLGYAFMLAHMQPPEFPLPIGVFRRTEAPTLEDSIHEQIDAITVKKGPGDLGKLLRSGDVWEVV